One Candidatus Bathyarchaeota archaeon DNA segment encodes these proteins:
- a CDS encoding ornithine carbamoyltransferase — protein sequence MRHLINFKDWAPQDVEFLVDKAIEIKKEPARYRNALQDKSLVMIFQKTSTRTRVSFEVAMTQLGGHAIYMDWMTTQFKLADISDEVKYLSRNVDCIMARLKRNADLMKMSSASKVPVINGCDEKYHPCQAIADLMTVKEHRGKLRGLKMVYIGVHNNVCNSLIEACTMTGMQITTVTPITHEPAQDKELLEKAKKTGLYHVTLDVKEAVKDANAVYTDTWVDMELFLDPKFEEEKEKRIKLMMPYQINSELMEGGNALIMHDMPIHRGYEISCGMVEARNSVIYEQAENRLHSEKAILLKLLNKI from the coding sequence ATGAGGCACTTGATTAATTTTAAAGATTGGGCGCCACAAGATGTTGAGTTTCTTGTTGACAAGGCGATTGAGATTAAGAAAGAACCGGCGAGGTACCGGAATGCTTTGCAAGACAAGTCTTTAGTGATGATTTTTCAGAAAACATCTACTCGAACACGTGTCTCCTTCGAAGTTGCCATGACTCAGCTTGGCGGACACGCTATCTATATGGACTGGATGACAACCCAGTTCAAACTGGCGGACATAAGCGACGAGGTTAAGTATCTTTCGCGTAATGTTGACTGCATTATGGCGCGGCTGAAAAGGAATGCTGACTTGATGAAGATGTCTTCAGCATCAAAGGTGCCGGTAATTAATGGTTGTGACGAGAAATATCATCCTTGCCAAGCCATCGCTGATTTAATGACAGTAAAAGAGCACAGAGGCAAGCTGAGAGGGTTGAAGATGGTTTACATCGGTGTTCACAATAATGTCTGTAACTCTTTGATTGAAGCGTGCACCATGACTGGCATGCAAATTACAACCGTAACACCGATTACGCATGAACCTGCACAAGATAAGGAGTTGCTAGAGAAAGCGAAAAAAACAGGACTGTATCATGTGACGCTTGATGTTAAGGAAGCTGTTAAGGATGCAAACGCTGTATATACTGACACGTGGGTTGACATGGAACTTTTCCTTGACCCGAAATTTGAAGAAGAAAAGGAAAAACGCATCAAGCTGATGATGCCCTATCAAATCAATAGTGAGCTGATGGAAGGCGGCAATGCTCTGATAATGCATGATATGCCTATCCACCGAGGTTACGAAATAAGTTGTGGAATGGTAGAAGCGCGTAACAGCGTAATCTACGAGCAGGCTGAGAATAGGCTGCACAGCGAAAAAGCGATCCTGCTAAAACTACTTAACAAAATATGA